CAGTGCCTGCTTCATTGCAGGCGCTGGCCTCTAATCCACAGCTTAAACTTCTGCTGGTCGGGAATCCCGACACCATCACTCCGTTACTTGTTAATGCCGATCCTTTGTTGCTGGAGAGGTTACAGGTCATCCCCGCTGAGCATGTTATTGCCAGCGATGCTAAACCCTCACAAGCTATCCGTGCCAGTCGTGGTACCTCGATGCGTATAGCGCTGGAGTTGGTCAAGAACGGTGACGCAGCGGCCTGTGTGAGTGCCGGGAATACCGGGGCATTGATGGGGCTGGCGAAGATGATGATTAAGCCTCTGGATGGAATAGAGCGCCCGGCGTTAATGACTGTCATCCCTAACCAGCAACGCAGCAAGACGGTAGTGCTGGATCTAGGGGCTAACGTTGAATGTGATAGTAGAATGTTGGTGCAGTTTGCTGTCATGGGATCGGTGATGGCAGAAGAAGTTGTTGGCATTACCAACCCGCGTGTTGCTTTGCTCAATATTGGCGAAGAAGAAACCAAAGGGTTAGATAATATCCGCGAAGCCGCCGCAGTATTAAAAAATACACCGGCGATCAACTATATTGGTTATCTGGAAGGCAATGATTTGCTTACGGGTAAGACCGATGTGATGGTTTGTGACGGCTTCGTGGGTAACGTCACTCTAAAGACCATGGAAGGTGTGATAAGAATGTTCTTGTCACTGCTCAAATCATCGGGCGAAGGCAGTAAACAGTCCTGGTGGCTTAAACTCA
The sequence above is drawn from the Yersinia intermedia genome and encodes:
- the plsX gene encoding phosphate acyltransferase PlsX produces the protein MTCLTLALDAMGGDFGPHVTVPASLQALASNPQLKLLLVGNPDTITPLLVNADPLLLERLQVIPAEHVIASDAKPSQAIRASRGTSMRIALELVKNGDAAACVSAGNTGALMGLAKMMIKPLDGIERPALMTVIPNQQRSKTVVLDLGANVECDSRMLVQFAVMGSVMAEEVVGITNPRVALLNIGEEETKGLDNIREAAAVLKNTPAINYIGYLEGNDLLTGKTDVMVCDGFVGNVTLKTMEGVIRMFLSLLKSSGEGSKQSWWLKLIGRWLQKRVAKRFGHLNPDQYNGACLLGLRGIVIKSHGAANQRAFAVAIEQAVQAVQRQVPQRIAARLEAVLPKSD